The Aureispira anguillae genome contains a region encoding:
- a CDS encoding DUF4419 domain-containing protein has product MKVNQIKELVFKVDDVEQETELFETHNGLEQIEKAFPNKIAASIQDDKSYWFTYVTGEEYHQFLLMLDAGFNRHKPITISPDNLWLLICQGFAEHVKQNAWLLKHKLVNFGLGKRTITVEVDEYKPDWEQAIEDVCEQISSYTKKDIYATVVLDFSTTTLVEKTAFGITFMDAVSKYFVYEGTSICGFPAIKLTGEVADYQKMILSLQALKGYGLKWWIAPLIEILNKIIATLNGNVDRKFWQSLYRYELEAMSGGKSRVTGWITKFFPYVKNTKFWKLRKGMRKNPYLFGNYRIDLDLEDFPSGIAKVPFDWHTMEKGTRKLDLLAGFIGNAENTETGFLSTEINWIIDERINNSPQQSTF; this is encoded by the coding sequence GCTTAGAACAAATTGAAAAAGCATTTCCTAATAAAATAGCAGCATCTATTCAAGACGATAAGTCTTATTGGTTTACTTATGTGACAGGAGAGGAGTATCATCAATTTTTGTTAATGTTGGATGCAGGATTTAATAGGCACAAACCAATTACAATTAGTCCAGATAATCTGTGGTTGCTCATTTGTCAAGGTTTTGCAGAACATGTTAAGCAAAACGCTTGGTTGTTGAAACATAAATTGGTCAATTTTGGGCTTGGTAAAAGAACAATAACCGTAGAAGTTGATGAATATAAACCAGATTGGGAGCAAGCAATAGAGGATGTTTGTGAGCAGATTTCTAGCTACACTAAAAAAGATATTTACGCTACAGTAGTACTTGATTTTTCTACGACAACATTAGTAGAAAAAACGGCTTTTGGAATTACCTTTATGGATGCTGTCTCTAAATATTTTGTGTATGAAGGGACTAGTATTTGCGGTTTTCCTGCTATTAAATTAACAGGAGAAGTAGCTGACTATCAAAAAATGATTTTAAGCCTTCAAGCTTTGAAAGGTTATGGGCTTAAATGGTGGATCGCTCCTTTAATTGAAATTTTAAATAAAATCATAGCTACCTTAAATGGAAATGTTGATCGAAAATTTTGGCAATCGCTCTATCGATATGAGTTGGAGGCAATGTCAGGTGGAAAAAGTAGAGTAACTGGTTGGATTACTAAATTCTTTCCTTATGTAAAAAATACCAAGTTTTGGAAGTTGAGAAAGGGAATGAGGAAGAATCCTTATTTGTTTGGCAACTATAGAATTGATTTAGATCTCGAGGACTTTCCATCTGGAATAGCAAAAGTTCCTTTTGATTGGCATACCATGGAAAAAGGGACTCGAAAACTAGATTTATTAGCAGGATTTATTGGTAATGCAGAAAATACAGAAACAGGCTTTTTAAGTACTGAAATTAATTGGATCATTGACGAACGAATCAACAATTCTCCCCAACAATCAACCTTTTAG
- a CDS encoding DUF547 domain-containing protein — translation MKNVIIGLLILTAFFAACDKTTPTPTTKDWNHDLWDGLLAQYVNAAGDVNYAGLKNEQSTVEEYLNLLSDHAPSSTWSANKEMAYWVNLYNAFTIYNILKEYPVASIMDIDNGMIWDQRKVRVGDTEYTLNQIEQERLLAKFSEPRVHFAVNCAAASCPPLLNKAWTEDNIQQYYTDQARTFINDTNYNLIQTNNIEVSEIFNWYAADFGGSSQIVSYIQQYADSTIANNATVQYKTYDWSLNEQ, via the coding sequence ATGAAAAATGTAATTATTGGGCTATTAATTCTGACTGCTTTTTTCGCTGCTTGTGACAAAACTACTCCAACTCCAACAACCAAAGATTGGAACCATGATTTATGGGACGGTTTATTGGCACAGTATGTAAATGCGGCAGGAGATGTGAATTATGCAGGGCTAAAAAATGAGCAATCAACCGTAGAGGAATACCTGAATCTCTTAAGCGATCATGCTCCTAGTTCAACTTGGTCAGCCAACAAAGAAATGGCCTATTGGGTGAATCTATACAATGCCTTTACCATTTATAATATTCTAAAGGAATATCCTGTGGCATCCATTATGGATATTGACAATGGGATGATTTGGGATCAGCGAAAGGTAAGGGTAGGAGATACAGAATATACACTCAATCAGATTGAACAAGAGCGTTTGCTGGCTAAATTTAGCGAGCCTAGAGTGCATTTTGCTGTCAATTGCGCTGCTGCATCTTGCCCACCTTTGTTAAACAAGGCGTGGACAGAAGATAATATTCAACAATATTACACCGATCAAGCTCGTACGTTTATTAACGATACCAATTATAATTTAATTCAAACCAATAACATAGAAGTATCCGAAATTTTTAACTGGTATGCTGCTGATTTTGGGGGGAGCAGTCAAATTGTGAGTTATATTCAACAATATGCCGATAGCACCATTGCCAATAATGCCACCGTTCAATACAAAACCTATGATTGGAGTTTGAATGAACAATAG